Proteins encoded together in one Ictidomys tridecemlineatus isolate mIctTri1 chromosome 3, mIctTri1.hap1, whole genome shotgun sequence window:
- the Csta gene encoding cystatin-A, producing the protein MIPGGLTEAKPATEEIQQIANEVKPQLEEKTNESYEQFEAVEYKTQVVAGINYYIKVRVGDDTYIHLKVFEGLRGQNEKFVLTGYQTNKSKDDELTGF; encoded by the exons ATGATACCTGGAGGCTTGACTGAGGCCAAACCTGCCACTGAAGAAATCCAGCAGATTGCTAATGAG gttAAACCACAGcttgaagaaaaaacaaatgagtCTTATGAACAATTCGAAGCTGTAGAGTACAAAACTCAAGTAGTGGCTGGAATAAATTACTACATTAAG GTGCGAGTAGGTGATGATACTTATATTCACTTGAAAGTATTCGAAGGTCTTCGTGGACAAAATGAGAAGTTTGTACTTACTGGTTACCAGACTAACAAAAGCAAGGATGACGAACTGACTGGCTTTTAG